One Solibacillus sp. R5-41 DNA segment encodes these proteins:
- a CDS encoding amino acid ABC transporter permease has product MEKYFDMSYIWSSLPALAPYLWITIYIAVLSVICGSLMGLGLAVAKLSRKKWLRVLAEGYTTIMRCTPSIVLLFLVYYGVPAFAENLFGLDLQNVSTGVFVVITFSLQFAAMMSEVIRSAYLAIDRGQYEAAVSVGLTPFQAYRRIIFPQAFVIALPNFGNGFISVLQEGALAYTIGFIDIVGKANLIIANNYGTHTLEIFIALAVIYWLLAITIEKFFSWLEKNFQKGKQPIRAT; this is encoded by the coding sequence TTGGAAAAGTATTTTGATATGTCCTATATTTGGTCGTCACTACCTGCATTAGCACCTTATTTATGGATTACGATATATATAGCCGTGCTTTCAGTCATTTGTGGTTCGCTCATGGGGCTTGGATTAGCGGTAGCAAAATTAAGTAGAAAGAAATGGCTGCGAGTGTTAGCGGAAGGGTATACAACGATTATGCGCTGTACACCTTCTATTGTATTACTTTTTTTAGTTTATTATGGTGTTCCTGCATTTGCTGAAAATCTTTTCGGACTTGATTTGCAAAACGTTTCTACGGGTGTTTTTGTCGTTATCACATTTAGCTTACAATTTGCGGCGATGATGTCCGAAGTAATCCGGTCAGCGTATTTAGCCATTGACCGAGGTCAATACGAGGCAGCTGTAAGTGTCGGTTTAACTCCATTTCAAGCGTATCGACGAATTATTTTCCCGCAAGCATTTGTGATTGCACTACCGAATTTCGGGAATGGTTTCATCTCGGTTTTACAAGAGGGGGCACTCGCCTACACAATTGGTTTTATCGACATTGTTGGGAAGGCGAATTTAATTATTGCGAATAATTACGGAACGCATACATTAGAAATATTCATCGCACTCGCAGTTATTTATTGGTTACTTGCAATTACAATCGAAAAATTCTTTTCATGGCTTGAAAAAAACTTTCAAAAAGGGAAGCAACCAATTCGGGCGACATAG
- the speB gene encoding agmatinase, whose amino-acid sequence MRFDETYAGNMFIKSHQNYEESKAVLYGMPMDWTVSYRPGQRFGPARIREVSIGLEEYSFYLDRELGDVPFFDAGDIPLPFGNPEKSLAEIKNFVRQVLADGKIPVGMGGEHLVSLPVMEAVYEKHQDLAVIHFDAHTDLRTDYEGEPYSHATPIRKIADTIGPENVYSFGIRSGLKEELQWAKENGMHISLFEVFEPLKKVLPTLKGRNVYVTIDIDVLDPAHAPGTGTVDAGGITPKELLAAIHEIASSEVNVVGCDLVEVAPVYDHSDITVNTAAKLLREMILGWVK is encoded by the coding sequence ATGCGATTTGATGAAACTTATGCAGGGAACATGTTTATTAAAAGTCATCAAAATTATGAGGAGAGCAAGGCGGTACTTTATGGAATGCCGATGGACTGGACAGTAAGCTATCGTCCTGGTCAACGCTTTGGTCCTGCTCGTATTCGAGAAGTATCGATTGGATTAGAGGAATATAGCTTTTATTTAGATCGTGAGCTAGGGGATGTACCATTTTTTGATGCAGGAGACATTCCATTACCGTTTGGCAATCCAGAAAAATCGCTTGCTGAAATTAAGAATTTTGTGCGCCAAGTACTCGCGGATGGCAAAATTCCTGTTGGTATGGGCGGGGAGCATCTTGTTTCATTACCTGTGATGGAGGCAGTGTATGAAAAGCATCAAGATTTAGCGGTAATCCATTTTGATGCACATACAGATTTACGCACGGATTATGAAGGAGAGCCTTATTCACACGCAACGCCAATACGTAAAATTGCCGATACAATCGGTCCGGAAAACGTGTATTCATTCGGCATCCGTTCAGGCTTGAAGGAAGAGCTTCAGTGGGCAAAGGAAAACGGAATGCACATTTCACTATTTGAAGTTTTTGAGCCATTAAAAAAAGTATTACCTACATTAAAAGGGCGCAATGTCTATGTAACGATTGATATTGACGTGCTTGATCCAGCACATGCACCGGGTACGGGTACAGTTGATGCAGGAGGTATTACACCAAAAGAATTGCTCGCTGCCATCCACGAAATAGCAAGTTCAGAAGTAAATGTTGTCGGCTGTGATTTAGTCGAAGTTGCACCAGTGTATGATCATTCGGATATTACAGTAAATACTGCGGCTAAATTATTGCGTGAAATGATACTTGGTTGGGTAAAGTAA
- a CDS encoding amino acid ABC transporter permease yields the protein MGFIDWQFLINTFFVALSGVPAALLVTIISLLVAVPFGFLLALSRIYEIPVLNSFAKLYISFVRGTPIIIQIFVLYATIPLLLSGLFEKYQIDYPIYEIHPLWYAFFIFSFNTTAVLIEVFRSALQTVPKGQIEAAHSVGLTTKQAYRRIIIPQALVAAMPNLCTATINLIKATSLGYAISLQEITLKAKVEANFGYNYLEAYLDIFIVYLLICITVEYLFKWYEKRLSRYKLAVI from the coding sequence ATGGGATTCATTGATTGGCAATTTTTAATTAATACATTTTTTGTGGCATTAAGTGGTGTTCCAGCGGCGCTTCTCGTCACGATTATTTCGTTACTAGTTGCGGTTCCGTTTGGATTTTTACTAGCATTGTCACGCATTTATGAAATACCGGTGCTCAATTCATTTGCGAAATTATATATTTCATTCGTCCGAGGAACACCGATTATTATTCAAATTTTTGTCCTGTATGCAACGATTCCGCTGTTATTAAGTGGGCTGTTCGAGAAATATCAAATTGATTACCCCATTTATGAAATTCATCCGCTATGGTATGCGTTTTTTATCTTTTCGTTCAATACGACCGCAGTTTTAATCGAAGTTTTTCGTTCGGCATTACAAACGGTACCTAAGGGGCAAATTGAGGCGGCGCATTCAGTGGGGTTAACTACGAAGCAGGCATATCGCCGCATCATCATCCCACAGGCTCTAGTTGCTGCGATGCCAAATTTATGTACGGCAACAATTAATTTAATTAAGGCAACGTCATTAGGTTATGCGATTTCATTACAAGAAATTACGCTAAAAGCAAAAGTAGAGGCCAATTTCGGATACAACTATTTAGAGGCATATCTTGATATTTTCATTGTCTATTTACTTATTTGTATCACCGTCGAGTATTTATTTAAATGGTATGAAAAGAGATTGAGTCGGTATAAGTTGGCTGTCATTTAA
- the argS gene encoding arginine--tRNA ligase gives MNAVEQLQQSIKAALVAAVEKAGLVEAGTELNIHLETPKDKANGDFATNIAMQLTKLAKKPPRAIAEAILESIEIEGTDIEKIDIAGPGFMNITVRKDFLAGVVKAAFEQGEVYGRSNAGGAQKVQVEFVSANPTGDLHLGHARGASVGDSLCNVLDFAGYDVSREYYINDAGNQINNLAYSLEARYKQALGMTAEMPEDGYHGQDIIDIAGSLSKEFGATILEKTDEERFEFFREHGLKLELDKLKKDLKDFRVDFDVWYSETSLYKNGKIEVALDKLKANGHVFEEEGATWFRSTTFGDDKDRVLIKNDGSFTYLTPDIAYHEDKIVRGFQKLINIWGADHHGYIPRMKAAIEALGYDRETLEVEVIQMVQLYKNGEKFKMSKRTGNAVTMRELVEEVGLDAVRYFFVKTAGDSHMDFDLDLAVSQSNENPVYYAQYAHARIASILRSAKEQDFTATLENVALLTAEKEEDVLKKVGAFPQVVADAAKHRTPHRIANYIQELAAAFHSFYNAEKVLNADNKELTEARLALITAVKTTLANALKLIGVSAPEKM, from the coding sequence ATGAACGCAGTAGAACAATTACAGCAGTCCATTAAAGCAGCACTTGTAGCAGCAGTAGAAAAAGCAGGCTTAGTGGAAGCTGGTACAGAATTAAACATTCATTTAGAAACACCAAAAGATAAAGCAAACGGCGATTTTGCAACGAACATCGCGATGCAATTAACAAAATTAGCAAAAAAGCCTCCTCGTGCAATTGCAGAGGCAATTTTAGAAAGCATTGAAATAGAGGGAACAGATATCGAAAAAATCGACATCGCAGGTCCTGGTTTTATGAATATTACAGTACGTAAAGATTTCCTTGCAGGTGTAGTAAAAGCGGCATTTGAACAAGGTGAAGTGTATGGTCGCTCGAACGCGGGTGGCGCACAAAAAGTACAGGTTGAATTCGTTTCAGCCAACCCAACAGGTGATTTACATTTAGGTCATGCGCGTGGTGCTTCGGTAGGGGATTCTTTATGCAACGTGCTTGATTTTGCTGGCTATGATGTGTCACGTGAATACTATATCAATGATGCGGGTAATCAAATTAACAATTTAGCGTACTCTTTAGAAGCGCGTTATAAGCAAGCATTAGGCATGACAGCTGAAATGCCAGAAGATGGATACCATGGTCAAGACATAATCGACATTGCAGGAAGCTTATCAAAAGAGTTTGGTGCAACGATTTTAGAAAAAACGGATGAAGAGCGTTTCGAATTTTTCCGTGAGCATGGCTTAAAGCTAGAATTGGACAAGCTAAAAAAAGATTTAAAAGATTTCCGTGTTGATTTCGATGTGTGGTATTCAGAAACATCGTTATATAAAAACGGAAAAATCGAAGTGGCATTAGATAAATTAAAAGCGAATGGTCACGTATTTGAAGAAGAGGGCGCGACTTGGTTCCGTTCGACAACTTTTGGTGATGACAAAGACCGTGTATTAATTAAAAATGACGGCTCATTCACGTATTTAACACCGGATATTGCGTACCATGAAGATAAAATTGTGCGTGGCTTCCAAAAGTTAATTAACATTTGGGGCGCGGATCATCACGGCTATATTCCACGTATGAAAGCGGCAATCGAGGCACTTGGTTATGACCGTGAGACGTTAGAAGTAGAAGTGATTCAAATGGTACAACTTTACAAAAACGGCGAGAAATTTAAAATGTCTAAACGTACAGGTAATGCGGTAACAATGCGTGAGCTTGTTGAAGAAGTAGGGCTAGATGCAGTACGTTATTTCTTCGTAAAAACAGCGGGCGATTCACATATGGATTTCGATTTAGATTTAGCGGTTTCACAGTCGAATGAAAACCCAGTGTACTATGCACAATACGCACATGCTCGTATCGCATCAATTTTACGTTCAGCAAAAGAACAAGACTTTACAGCGACTTTAGAAAACGTAGCGTTATTAACAGCTGAAAAAGAAGAGGACGTTCTGAAAAAAGTTGGTGCATTCCCACAAGTGGTGGCAGATGCTGCGAAGCACCGCACACCGCACCGTATCGCCAACTACATTCAAGAATTAGCAGCTGCATTCCACAGCTTCTACAATGCAGAAAAAGTGTTAAATGCTGATAACAAAGAGTTAACAGAGGCACGTTTAGCATTAATTACTGCAGTAAAAACAACATTAGCAAATGCATTAAAATTAATTGGTGTAAGCGCACCGGAGAAGATGTAA
- a CDS encoding YwhD family protein: protein MTNEEKPKPKMGFTIIKNDPTDGHKGFGIGSLSLENVSPVIIDVAEETATVEIGAMHAKSDVERGIKFTMNREDSAGGKDYWLVWVTIDHKEDGAYFAGVAACEMVVNREKRRGYKILADHVNKMDKSMKRNILVDHMDARSKGILATFLQSHNEDMWNRSEQKLHEDLA, encoded by the coding sequence ATGACAAATGAAGAAAAACCAAAACCAAAAATGGGATTTACTATTATAAAAAATGACCCGACAGATGGGCATAAAGGCTTTGGCATAGGTTCACTTTCACTTGAAAATGTGTCACCAGTCATCATTGATGTGGCAGAGGAGACAGCGACAGTCGAAATCGGAGCAATGCATGCGAAAAGTGATGTAGAACGTGGCATTAAATTTACGATGAATCGTGAGGACTCAGCTGGCGGTAAGGATTATTGGCTTGTGTGGGTAACAATTGATCATAAAGAAGATGGCGCTTATTTTGCGGGCGTTGCAGCTTGTGAAATGGTCGTAAACCGTGAGAAGCGCCGTGGCTATAAAATTTTAGCCGATCATGTAAATAAAATGGATAAATCGATGAAACGCAATATTCTTGTGGATCATATGGATGCCCGTTCAAAAGGAATTCTTGCAACATTTTTACAATCACATAATGAAGATATGTGGAATCGAAGCGAGCAAAAACTGCATGAGGATCTTGCTTAA
- a CDS encoding amino acid ABC transporter ATP-binding protein, producing MLEIKNVHKTFGNNEILKGVDLTIDKGDVVVILGPSGSGKTTLLRCINFLERADEGTASFDTIQVDLHNASKKDILAIRKKTAFVFQNYNLFNNKTALENVAEGLHIGRGLKKEEAFKISREALNRVGLAEKYDAYPSQLSGGQQQRVGIARALALNPDIILFDEPTSALDPELVGEVLSVMKDIAREGTTMLVVTHEMSFARDVANRVIFMDGGNVVEEGTPHEIFVQPKQERTKRFLQRVLPDDYTYHI from the coding sequence ATGTTAGAAATTAAAAATGTGCATAAAACCTTTGGAAATAATGAAATATTAAAAGGTGTTGATTTAACAATTGATAAAGGGGATGTTGTTGTTATTTTAGGCCCGAGTGGCTCCGGGAAAACGACCCTTTTACGTTGTATAAATTTTTTAGAGCGTGCAGATGAAGGCACGGCAAGTTTTGATACGATTCAAGTGGATTTGCATAATGCATCGAAAAAGGACATTTTAGCGATTCGTAAAAAGACAGCCTTTGTTTTTCAAAACTATAATTTATTTAACAATAAAACGGCGCTTGAAAATGTGGCGGAAGGGCTCCATATCGGGCGTGGCTTGAAAAAGGAGGAAGCGTTTAAAATTTCCCGAGAAGCACTGAATCGGGTAGGTTTAGCTGAAAAATACGATGCATATCCTAGTCAGCTTTCTGGTGGGCAGCAGCAACGGGTCGGAATTGCTCGCGCGCTCGCTTTGAATCCAGATATTATATTATTTGATGAACCTACATCAGCATTAGATCCTGAGCTTGTTGGAGAAGTATTAAGTGTCATGAAGGATATTGCAAGGGAAGGAACGACGATGCTAGTTGTAACGCATGAAATGTCATTCGCACGTGATGTAGCAAACCGCGTCATCTTTATGGATGGTGGGAATGTTGTCGAGGAGGGCACGCCACATGAAATTTTTGTCCAGCCAAAGCAAGAGCGTACAAAACGTTTCCTTCAGCGCGTGTTGCCGGATGACTATACGTATCATATATAA
- a CDS encoding transglycosylase domain-containing protein has protein sequence MRRQQYFKHKKRRIFSKKLGLFMIGLFCAVAVSLLSIRIYAQVAGAPPLTVPKASIFLDSQNNPIGDRFTEERRYWTELKDISPYLIDATVAVEDKDFYEHGGFDYSRIAGAVLADIKAGSKVQGASTLTQQYARNLYLTHEKSWNRKINEALYAYRLELFYSKDEILEGYLNTVYYGHGMYGVEAASRYFYGKSAKDLTLAEATMLAGVPKGPSYYSPLNNLEKATNRQQVILRLMNEQGIITEDEKTRAIKEPLAFKSDEWIATKSIAPYFLDVVWNEASDILESKNLPISGGGWTIQTTLNQAHQRAAEDAVKKNMPDNELQVGFVSMDAHTGFVTALVGGRDYSVSNYNRVTLGKRQPGSAIKPILYAAALEKGFNPMSFLDVSETTFTYDSGRANYTPQNINKKYADHELSMAQALAISDNVYAVKTLDSIGYKPFRDMQKRLGLNYSEDENPSIALGTTENSLYDLTNAYNIIAAGGEKRNATTILSITDAKGNVVYKYEKPKAEQVLNEKDAFVLTQMMTGIFDPVYSDYSPATGLSLRSRMTHTYAAKSGTTNSDQWMLGFTPSLTAGVWNGYDQGKTLSVKGDMAASKQVWIDFMETALEGKANEEFTIPNGVQPVSVDINSGYLSTSACPNQRVVYMKNEDVPTKKCSTFDFFEKDSWSNVWDMIPGEAFRSFWE, from the coding sequence TTGAGAAGACAGCAATACTTCAAGCATAAAAAACGTAGAATATTTAGCAAAAAGCTAGGTTTATTTATGATTGGTCTTTTTTGTGCCGTCGCTGTCAGCCTTCTTTCAATACGAATATATGCACAAGTAGCTGGAGCACCTCCGCTCACTGTGCCAAAAGCGTCCATATTTTTAGATAGTCAAAACAATCCAATTGGCGATCGTTTCACGGAAGAACGTCGCTATTGGACGGAACTAAAAGATATTTCTCCATATTTAATAGATGCCACGGTAGCAGTTGAAGATAAAGACTTTTACGAACATGGTGGGTTTGATTATTCACGTATTGCAGGTGCTGTTCTTGCTGATATAAAGGCGGGTAGTAAGGTGCAAGGAGCGAGTACACTTACCCAGCAATATGCGCGAAATTTATATTTGACGCATGAAAAAAGTTGGAATCGAAAGATTAATGAAGCACTTTACGCATACCGTTTAGAGCTGTTTTATTCGAAGGACGAAATTTTAGAGGGCTATTTAAATACCGTTTATTACGGGCATGGTATGTATGGAGTGGAAGCCGCAAGTCGCTATTTTTATGGGAAGTCTGCAAAGGACTTAACTTTGGCTGAAGCTACGATGCTTGCAGGTGTGCCAAAAGGGCCAAGCTATTACTCCCCTTTAAACAATTTAGAAAAAGCAACAAATCGTCAGCAAGTCATTTTACGACTGATGAATGAGCAAGGGATCATTACAGAGGATGAAAAAACACGTGCGATTAAAGAGCCACTTGCTTTTAAAAGTGATGAATGGATCGCTACAAAATCAATTGCTCCTTACTTTTTAGATGTTGTTTGGAATGAGGCAAGTGATATTTTAGAATCGAAAAATTTGCCGATAAGCGGCGGTGGTTGGACAATTCAAACGACGCTCAACCAAGCCCATCAGCGCGCTGCGGAAGATGCTGTGAAAAAAAATATGCCAGATAATGAATTGCAAGTCGGATTTGTCAGTATGGATGCTCACACAGGATTTGTTACGGCACTTGTTGGCGGGCGTGATTATAGTGTGAGTAACTACAACCGTGTCACACTCGGTAAACGTCAGCCCGGTTCCGCGATTAAACCGATTCTTTATGCAGCAGCTCTAGAAAAAGGCTTTAATCCGATGTCGTTTTTAGACGTTAGCGAAACAACCTTTACTTATGATAGCGGTCGCGCAAACTATACACCACAAAATATTAACAAGAAATATGCGGATCATGAGCTATCAATGGCACAGGCGCTCGCGATTTCTGACAATGTTTATGCAGTTAAAACATTAGATAGCATTGGTTATAAGCCTTTCCGCGACATGCAAAAACGGCTTGGCTTAAACTATTCTGAAGACGAAAATCCTTCGATTGCGTTAGGAACGACGGAAAATTCACTATATGACTTAACAAATGCCTATAATATCATTGCCGCTGGCGGGGAAAAGCGAAATGCAACAACGATACTCTCGATTACCGATGCAAAGGGAAATGTCGTTTATAAATACGAAAAACCTAAAGCTGAGCAAGTTCTGAACGAGAAAGATGCGTTTGTTCTAACGCAAATGATGACGGGCATATTCGATCCTGTATACAGTGATTATTCTCCTGCAACAGGCCTTTCATTACGTTCACGTATGACACATACGTATGCCGCAAAATCCGGGACAACGAATAGCGATCAGTGGATGCTCGGCTTTACACCAAGCTTAACTGCTGGGGTTTGGAACGGCTATGATCAAGGCAAAACATTATCCGTTAAAGGCGATATGGCCGCATCTAAGCAGGTGTGGATTGACTTTATGGAGACCGCACTTGAAGGTAAGGCCAACGAAGAGTTTACAATTCCAAATGGAGTGCAGCCTGTTTCCGTTGATATTAACAGCGGCTACTTATCAACAAGCGCGTGCCCTAATCAACGTGTCGTTTATATGAAAAATGAAGATGTGCCGACTAAAAAATGTTCAACTTTTGATTTCTTTGAAAAGGATTCGTGGAGCAATGTGTGGGACATGATCCCTGGCGAAGCGTTTCGTTCATTTTGGGAGTAG
- a CDS encoding DUF1934 domain-containing protein — MVKDTGKTVKIKIVSSINPTDGELEKYEMCLEGNHIEKGGSSYLRYEEVQEDLEIQTTVKLTENRSVIMRKGGVNMRLPLNPERREDGHYESPIGSLPITTNTHQLSLEVKKGSQVSGRFLTQYDLIIGGSSVGHYTLEIHYSEV; from the coding sequence GTGGTGAAAGATACAGGTAAAACAGTTAAAATAAAGATTGTTTCCTCCATCAATCCAACCGATGGCGAGCTTGAAAAATATGAAATGTGTCTTGAAGGTAACCATATTGAAAAAGGTGGAAGTTCGTACTTACGGTATGAGGAAGTACAGGAAGATTTGGAAATTCAAACGACAGTTAAATTAACGGAAAATCGCTCCGTTATTATGCGAAAAGGTGGCGTGAATATGCGCTTACCATTGAATCCAGAACGACGCGAAGATGGCCATTATGAAAGCCCAATTGGTTCACTTCCTATCACGACGAATACACATCAACTATCATTAGAAGTTAAAAAAGGTAGTCAAGTATCAGGGCGCTTTTTGACGCAATATGATCTTATAATTGGCGGGAGTTCAGTCGGCCACTATACATTAGAAATACATTATTCGGAGGTATAA
- a CDS encoding acyl-CoA dehydrogenase family protein: MSKQLFIQTEKQRFWLEKLATLEEEFKQTAQQVDEESVFPFEIFKKLRDIGYMKTTLPAEFGGEGFTVYDAVLVHETLSSYCGSTGLAASWTIQNVGELFEYRYWEQTKLEAFAQEVNRGATINRAVSEYAMGSPVRGGKPATTAKKDGEFYIINGRKNYTSGAPDLDYFLVSAWIEESDHLGFFLVPKTAAGVSIDNTWDVISMRGTGSDDLVLENVRVELTNLVEIPSYSTGFKLNGWLLLIPATYLGIAQAARDYAVNFANEHSPNSIQGTIAQLPNVQNLIGEMDLELANARFTLYGVAQLYSNPQTKSKITNEVNIAKHVVTNTAVQVVDKAMRLVGAKSLQRTNPLQRYYRDVRAGLHNPPMDDITIKKLAETAIKENQKKKEVIL, from the coding sequence TTGAGTAAACAATTATTTATTCAGACCGAAAAACAAAGGTTCTGGCTGGAGAAGCTTGCAACGCTTGAAGAGGAATTTAAGCAAACTGCACAGCAAGTAGATGAGGAATCCGTTTTTCCTTTTGAAATATTTAAAAAACTACGCGATATAGGCTATATGAAAACGACGTTACCAGCAGAATTTGGCGGGGAAGGCTTTACTGTTTATGACGCGGTATTAGTGCATGAAACGTTGTCGAGCTATTGCGGAAGTACAGGTTTAGCTGCTTCCTGGACGATTCAAAACGTCGGTGAACTTTTTGAGTATCGTTATTGGGAGCAAACAAAGCTCGAGGCATTTGCACAGGAGGTTAATCGAGGTGCAACGATTAACCGGGCCGTGAGTGAATATGCGATGGGCAGTCCAGTCCGCGGTGGAAAACCAGCAACGACAGCCAAAAAAGACGGTGAGTTTTATATTATAAACGGGCGCAAAAATTATACGAGTGGTGCACCGGATTTAGACTATTTTTTAGTATCAGCATGGATAGAGGAAAGTGATCATTTAGGATTTTTCCTCGTACCAAAAACAGCTGCGGGCGTATCCATCGATAACACTTGGGATGTGATATCGATGCGAGGTACAGGGAGTGATGACCTTGTACTCGAAAATGTACGTGTGGAGCTGACTAATTTGGTTGAAATTCCGAGTTATTCTACAGGTTTTAAATTGAATGGTTGGTTGTTATTAATTCCCGCTACTTATTTAGGCATTGCACAGGCAGCTCGTGATTATGCAGTTAACTTTGCAAATGAGCACTCACCGAACAGTATTCAAGGGACAATTGCTCAATTGCCCAATGTGCAAAATTTAATAGGGGAGATGGATTTAGAGTTGGCAAATGCACGATTCACGCTTTACGGGGTTGCCCAATTATACAGCAACCCCCAGACGAAATCGAAAATTACAAACGAGGTGAATATCGCCAAGCACGTGGTGACGAATACAGCCGTGCAAGTGGTAGATAAAGCGATGCGTTTAGTTGGCGCGAAAAGTTTACAGCGCACGAATCCCTTGCAACGTTATTACCGAGACGTACGTGCAGGGCTCCATAATCCACCTATGGACGATATAACGATTAAAAAATTGGCTGAAACAGCGATAAAAGAAAATCAAAAAAAGAAAGAGGTTATTTTATGA
- a CDS encoding transporter substrate-binding domain-containing protein: MNVKKLVKFAVVGFAAVAILAACGNDPDSGSASSGEKKEGVTVIKVAYDQASKPMSYLDEKGNPTGYDVEVMKLVDKALEDYEFQYVGTTSDDLLIGVEQGKYDVGVKNAFWTEERTQKYIFPQQFLGLSSAGLVLKKENEHINNLSDFASAGLELAPIAANNAQYTIIAEYNEANPDNPVNLKAGEEFSVDVIQWVNEGRVDGGVIIEGAFAGKVLEEGAPYNNLKDAVVYNEFAVIKTWPLFNKKQQEFADAYDQAIAEIKETDALRNLSVEFYGKDLFEVLDTVKR, from the coding sequence ATGAACGTGAAAAAGTTAGTGAAGTTTGCAGTTGTTGGTTTTGCGGCAGTAGCCATTTTAGCGGCTTGTGGGAATGACCCAGATTCGGGTTCAGCTTCATCAGGAGAGAAAAAAGAAGGCGTAACGGTTATCAAAGTAGCATACGATCAGGCGAGTAAACCGATGTCTTATCTTGACGAAAAGGGCAATCCAACGGGCTATGATGTAGAAGTTATGAAACTGGTGGATAAAGCACTAGAAGATTATGAATTCCAATATGTAGGCACAACGAGCGATGATTTATTAATTGGTGTGGAGCAAGGGAAATACGACGTCGGTGTAAAAAATGCCTTTTGGACGGAAGAACGCACACAAAAATATATTTTCCCGCAACAGTTTTTAGGGTTAAGTAGTGCCGGGCTTGTTTTGAAAAAAGAAAATGAGCATATAAATAATTTAAGTGATTTTGCATCTGCCGGTTTGGAATTAGCGCCGATTGCTGCAAATAACGCGCAGTATACAATAATAGCTGAATACAATGAGGCAAATCCAGATAATCCAGTAAACTTGAAGGCTGGCGAAGAATTTTCCGTAGATGTCATCCAGTGGGTAAATGAAGGGCGCGTCGATGGTGGTGTCATTATCGAAGGCGCATTTGCAGGAAAAGTGTTAGAAGAGGGCGCACCTTATAACAATTTAAAAGATGCTGTCGTTTATAACGAATTTGCCGTTATTAAAACATGGCCGTTATTTAACAAAAAACAACAGGAATTTGCAGATGCTTATGATCAAGCGATTGCTGAAATTAAGGAAACCGATGCGTTACGCAATTTAAGCGTTGAGTTTTACGGCAAGGATTTGTTTGAAGTTTTAGATACTGTTAAACGTTAA
- a CDS encoding 2-hydroxymuconate tautomerase: MPIVTIKMLEGRTDEQKRALVDEVTQAVSKTVNAPVENVSIIIEEMSKSHYATAGVRYSDK, from the coding sequence ATGCCAATCGTAACAATTAAAATGCTTGAAGGACGAACAGACGAACAAAAACGTGCCCTTGTCGATGAAGTAACACAAGCAGTTTCAAAAACAGTAAACGCTCCTGTTGAAAATGTATCTATTATTATTGAAGAAATGTCAAAAAGCCATTACGCAACTGCCGGTGTACGATATAGTGATAAATAG
- a CDS encoding polysaccharide deacetylase family protein, translating into MTQDNGQTKEQASTEEKPLGKVVYLTFDDGPSNLTDQFLDVLHEQDVKATFFMQGSNLKKEHLQESVKRATTEGHYIGAHSMTHEFKTLYKEKQFVPEMNETLALIHEITGTNPHLVRPPYGSAPGLKSEQIRNQIVDAGIKVWDWTIDSNDWTLKDNPAQIIENIKSSTNSDREVVLMHEKPQTLEALPGIIAFYREQGYKFVVYDEANHFSLNFQNDVRM; encoded by the coding sequence ATTACCCAAGATAATGGACAAACAAAAGAACAAGCAAGTACAGAAGAAAAACCTTTAGGTAAAGTGGTCTACCTAACATTTGATGATGGCCCTAGTAATCTAACAGACCAATTTCTAGATGTCTTGCACGAACAAGATGTCAAAGCAACCTTTTTTATGCAAGGAAGTAACCTGAAAAAAGAGCACCTCCAGGAAAGTGTGAAACGCGCAACAACAGAAGGACATTATATCGGTGCCCATAGCATGACGCATGAATTCAAAACATTATATAAGGAAAAACAGTTTGTGCCTGAGATGAATGAAACGTTAGCACTAATTCATGAGATTACAGGTACAAACCCCCATTTAGTTCGCCCTCCTTATGGTTCCGCACCAGGGTTGAAAAGTGAACAGATTCGCAACCAAATTGTAGACGCAGGCATTAAAGTTTGGGATTGGACAATTGATTCCAATGACTGGACGTTAAAGGATAATCCAGCCCAAATTATTGAAAATATTAAAAGTAGCACAAATTCTGACAGAGAAGTTGTGCTAATGCACGAGAAACCACAAACTTTGGAGGCACTTCCAGGTATAATTGCATTTTACAGAGAACAAGGATATAAGTTTGTCGTATACGATGAAGCTAATCATTTCTCCCTCAACTTTCAGAATGATGTACGTATGTAA